A part of Geoanaerobacter pelophilus genomic DNA contains:
- a CDS encoding EAL domain-containing protein: MAYRNIIIIITVYFLLLPCSALAERPVRVGVYDNPPLAIVSGAEKISGIHVDILKNIASKEHWGLTFVSGNLTQGIERLKAGEIDILLPLAYSVEREKDFDFNGINVVVNWGQIYTPKSKSMQSFLDLDGKVIAVVRNNIQYTAFKHMMDQFSLNPRYVEVDDFEKVFALLKQNKVDAGVVGRFFGMVNEGKYGVSPSPIVFNPIEVRYAFPKGTNPDLVQAIDRQLAAMKADPNSSYHQALEKYLQVVNKKGLPAWIKWVIIIIALLCAVVVALNAFLRHEIRQRTKALNKEFEDRRKAEDALLDSELKYRELVESANSIIIKFDAGGSLTFFNEYAERFFGFAKEEIIGRQLIGTILPETESSGRILSNLIETMFSHPEQYLAHESEAINKDGSRYWISWSNRPLFDEHGVLIGMLSVGNDITERRAYEHQLVYQANYDLVTGLPNRNLLTDRLNHDIAVFTRSKGFLGLLTLDIDNFKIINDTLGHDAGNQFLFAFSKRLLDVIRKSDTVARLGGDEFAILPVGLPNGEGAAVMAEKILSSLSVPFMIGERELYVTVSIGIASYPADGNTVELLLQNSEAAMYEAKKEGKNDFRFFTDDLNTKMHQRLALETSLHHALENNEFLLYYQPQVDTATGEIIGMEALIRWQRADGSIVPPLAFIPSLEDSGLIVSVGEWVLETACRDAKLMSDKAGRDLTLSVNISARQFSRSDIVEHIAFILEETGLKPESLRLELTESLLMGDTESTLERLHKLKELGISLSIDDFGTGYSSLSYLKKLPISELKIDRAFVKNVPENKSDAVIVNTIITIAQCLDLNVVAEGVETEEQRQFLEKQKCPTFQGFLFSKPLPLEQFTKLLPSPAAKSQ, translated from the coding sequence ATGGCTTACCGAAATATCATCATAATAATAACAGTGTACTTCTTGCTGCTACCGTGCTCAGCCCTTGCTGAACGTCCGGTTAGAGTAGGGGTATATGACAACCCGCCTCTGGCAATAGTGTCTGGGGCTGAAAAAATCTCCGGTATTCATGTCGATATTCTAAAAAACATCGCGTCAAAAGAACACTGGGGCCTCACATTTGTTTCCGGAAACCTCACTCAAGGGATCGAGCGTTTGAAAGCAGGCGAAATCGATATCCTGCTGCCTCTGGCATATTCTGTCGAACGGGAAAAAGATTTTGATTTCAATGGAATAAATGTTGTCGTTAACTGGGGGCAGATCTATACGCCAAAATCAAAGTCAATGCAATCGTTCCTGGACCTTGATGGCAAAGTGATTGCCGTAGTCAGGAACAATATCCAGTACACTGCCTTCAAGCACATGATGGATCAATTCTCGCTCAATCCGCGATATGTAGAAGTTGACGATTTTGAGAAAGTTTTCGCCCTGCTTAAACAAAACAAGGTTGATGCCGGCGTAGTAGGCAGATTCTTCGGGATGGTAAACGAAGGGAAATACGGTGTTTCTCCATCTCCTATTGTCTTCAATCCAATAGAAGTGCGTTACGCATTTCCCAAAGGGACGAATCCCGACCTGGTTCAGGCAATCGACCGTCAGCTGGCGGCCATGAAAGCTGATCCGAATTCCTCCTACCACCAAGCGTTGGAAAAATACCTGCAGGTAGTCAACAAGAAAGGCCTTCCGGCCTGGATAAAGTGGGTCATTATCATTATTGCGCTACTGTGCGCAGTTGTTGTCGCACTGAATGCCTTCCTGCGACATGAAATTCGACAAAGAACGAAAGCATTGAACAAAGAGTTTGAAGATCGGCGCAAAGCAGAGGATGCATTGTTAGACAGCGAGTTGAAATACCGCGAGCTGGTAGAGTCGGCCAACAGCATCATTATCAAGTTTGACGCCGGTGGCAGTCTCACATTTTTTAACGAATACGCCGAAAGGTTCTTCGGCTTTGCCAAAGAAGAGATAATCGGCCGTCAGCTTATCGGAACAATTCTGCCTGAAACCGAAAGCAGCGGGCGCATCCTGTCCAACCTGATCGAAACCATGTTCTCTCACCCGGAACAATACCTGGCGCATGAAAGCGAAGCCATCAACAAAGATGGCTCCCGTTACTGGATATCCTGGTCGAACCGACCTCTGTTCGATGAACATGGGGTCCTTATCGGCATGCTCTCAGTCGGTAATGATATAACGGAGCGCCGTGCCTACGAGCATCAACTGGTCTATCAGGCCAACTATGATCTTGTTACTGGGCTGCCCAACCGGAATCTTCTAACAGACCGGCTAAACCATGACATCGCGGTATTCACCAGGAGCAAGGGATTTCTGGGACTCCTCACTCTGGATATCGATAACTTCAAAATTATCAATGACACGCTGGGTCATGATGCCGGCAACCAGTTTTTGTTCGCCTTCTCAAAACGACTTCTCGATGTAATCCGCAAATCCGACACTGTTGCCCGCCTGGGTGGAGATGAATTCGCCATCCTCCCGGTAGGGTTGCCAAATGGTGAAGGTGCGGCAGTTATGGCTGAAAAGATCCTATCCTCACTCTCGGTACCGTTCATGATCGGGGAGCGGGAACTGTACGTGACGGTAAGCATCGGCATCGCCTCTTATCCGGCTGACGGTAACACCGTGGAACTGCTCCTGCAGAACTCGGAAGCCGCCATGTACGAAGCAAAAAAAGAGGGCAAAAATGATTTCCGTTTCTTCACCGACGACCTCAACACCAAGATGCATCAAAGGCTCGCCCTTGAGACCAGCCTTCACCATGCGCTGGAAAACAATGAATTCCTGCTGTACTATCAACCTCAGGTTGATACCGCAACCGGTGAAATAATCGGCATGGAAGCCTTGATCAGGTGGCAGCGGGCTGATGGCAGCATTGTGCCGCCGCTGGCATTCATTCCTTCCCTGGAAGACAGTGGGTTGATCGTGTCGGTGGGAGAGTGGGTACTGGAAACAGCATGCAGAGATGCCAAGCTCATGTCCGACAAGGCGGGAAGAGACCTCACCTTGTCGGTCAACATCTCGGCGCGACAATTCAGCCGCTCCGACATTGTTGAACATATTGCCTTCATCCTGGAGGAAACCGGCCTCAAGCCCGAGTCACTAAGACTGGAACTGACGGAAAGCCTGTTGATGGGAGATACGGAGTCAACGCTGGAAAGACTTCACAAACTCAAGGAACTGGGGATATCTCTATCCATTGATGATTTTGGCACCGGCTATTCCTCACTCAGTTACCTCAAGAAACTGCCGATCAGCGAACTCAAGATTGACCGGGCGTTTGTCAAGAATGTCCCGGAAAACAAAAGCGATGCGGTAATCGTCAATACGATTATCACCATCGCCCAATGCCTTGATCTCAATGTCGTTGCCGAAGGGGTTGAGACCGAGGAGCAGAGACAATTCCTGGAAAAACAAAAGTGTCCGACCTTCCAGGGATTCCTGTTCAGCAAACCTTTGCCCTTGGAACAGTTTACCAAGCTGTTACCCAGCCCAGCCGCCAAATCTCAGTAA
- a CDS encoding lactate utilization protein codes for MSQTDELVRWTWEQKCEKAVEALGQNGFTSVYCRTANEAYDYIMKEAEDAASIGFGGSRTIVDLMVQAPLQEKGKEILNHGLPGLSSEERMAIMRRQLTCDLFLTGTNAVTLSGWLVNIDGNGNRVAAMFFGPQKVIVVAGRNKIVDGDLPAAINRIKNWASPPNAKRLNYNTPCAKTGFCSNCNSPERICRVTTVIDRKPRVMDIRVLVVNEDMGL; via the coding sequence ATGTCGCAGACCGATGAGCTGGTTCGGTGGACTTGGGAGCAGAAGTGCGAAAAGGCTGTGGAGGCTCTTGGTCAGAACGGGTTTACTTCTGTCTATTGTCGCACGGCAAATGAAGCGTATGACTACATCATGAAGGAAGCGGAAGACGCAGCGAGCATAGGCTTCGGAGGATCGCGTACGATTGTCGACCTGATGGTGCAGGCCCCCTTACAAGAGAAGGGAAAAGAGATTTTGAATCATGGTCTTCCGGGACTTTCTTCAGAGGAGCGGATGGCAATCATGCGTCGTCAACTGACCTGTGATCTGTTCCTTACCGGGACCAATGCCGTGACCCTCTCTGGATGGCTGGTAAATATTGATGGCAACGGCAATCGGGTCGCGGCGATGTTTTTTGGCCCACAAAAAGTGATAGTGGTTGCCGGAAGGAACAAGATTGTCGATGGTGATCTGCCGGCGGCAATTAACCGGATAAAGAACTGGGCTTCGCCGCCGAATGCCAAAAGGCTGAACTATAATACTCCATGCGCCAAGACCGGTTTTTGCAGCAACTGTAATTCGCCGGAACGGATCTGCAGGGTTACGACAGTTATTGATCGCAAGCCAAGGGTCATGGATATCCGGGTGCTGGTGGTCAACGAAGATATGGGGTTGTAA
- a CDS encoding helicase C-terminal domain-containing protein — protein sequence MDRHFSEHTQKVMRETIAEACGNEVFFLGHTDGTGFVTSVEPLARGNRDAVAAIVVATSCGDIVIHNHPSGDLTPSQADIEIASIMGNQGVGFIIIDNQAERFYIAVTPFIPQELHKLEYLDVESFYAREGILAASLKGYEFREEQVRMAFLATEAFNEDKVAIIEAGTGTGKSLAYLLPAALWATRNKERVVISTNTINLQEQLIRKDIPFLLRYSGINFKAVLVKGRSNYLCKRKLSGIRHEPTLFQDESADELKAIIAWSEKTIEGCRNDLSFLPRHETWEELCCEADQCNRVKCPHYAGCFFYAARRDAASADLLVVNHALLMADVVVRQEAGYDSSAILPPFKRLIFDEGHHLEDVATSHFASQFSRQGLLKLITKLQHPKKQGHGILPKLATMLAKEIPEELDELYLNAANTLEEHLIPGRGKLVDAISRTMDLIGTALIAQLKRSGAGQGEHTLRLTPPIYATPLWGEVEATVTKLAADLSAYTVAIKNCCRLCEKLPEEIAAKFSGIITDLKGIRGRLEVAASGLLFFCERDDEFCRWIEVNKSAKGLSVKLCFAPLEVAASLRKAVFEKFRTVVITSATLAVGDKFAYLKKRTGINLLPTDRVSELLLASPFDFASQSLVGIPSDLPEPGSPSFASAIEGFLLQAVAITQGRAFILFTSYELLSRVYDRMRTPLTAMGLTPLRQGEASRHLLISRFKKEKNAVLFATDSFWEGVDVQGKALELVVITRLPFRVPTEPLLEARAEHIAEEGGDPFREYTVPQAVIKFKQGFGRLIRSRDDRGAALVLDVRVLTKNYGRSFLRALTGTRQLAGPQTEVLEGMRSFFTSLEEYPASRKLKGTESN from the coding sequence ATGGATCGTCATTTTTCCGAACATACCCAGAAAGTAATGAGAGAGACTATTGCCGAAGCATGCGGCAATGAGGTTTTCTTTCTCGGCCATACCGACGGCACCGGGTTTGTAACATCGGTGGAACCTCTGGCTCGCGGCAATCGTGACGCCGTAGCGGCAATTGTTGTTGCCACATCCTGCGGAGACATCGTCATACATAACCACCCATCGGGCGACCTCACCCCTTCCCAGGCAGACATTGAAATCGCTTCCATTATGGGCAACCAGGGCGTTGGCTTCATAATAATCGACAACCAGGCTGAGCGCTTCTACATTGCAGTAACGCCTTTCATCCCGCAAGAACTGCACAAGCTTGAATACCTCGACGTTGAGTCGTTTTACGCCAGAGAAGGAATCCTGGCGGCTTCGCTCAAAGGGTATGAATTCCGTGAAGAGCAGGTCAGAATGGCGTTTCTGGCAACCGAGGCATTCAATGAGGACAAGGTTGCCATCATTGAGGCCGGAACCGGGACAGGCAAGTCTCTTGCGTACCTGCTCCCTGCAGCACTTTGGGCAACACGCAACAAGGAGAGAGTTGTAATATCCACCAACACCATCAACCTTCAAGAACAGCTCATCCGGAAAGACATCCCCTTTCTCCTGCGGTATAGCGGAATCAACTTCAAGGCGGTGCTGGTAAAAGGCCGCAGCAACTATCTTTGCAAGCGAAAGCTTTCCGGGATCCGCCATGAGCCGACGCTCTTCCAGGACGAATCCGCTGATGAGCTGAAAGCGATCATCGCCTGGAGTGAGAAAACCATAGAAGGGTGCCGAAACGACCTCTCTTTTTTACCCAGGCATGAGACTTGGGAAGAACTCTGTTGCGAAGCCGACCAATGCAACAGGGTCAAATGTCCCCATTATGCCGGCTGCTTCTTTTATGCCGCTCGCAGGGATGCTGCCAGCGCTGACCTACTGGTAGTTAATCATGCCCTGCTCATGGCCGATGTGGTTGTCCGGCAGGAAGCGGGTTATGACAGCTCTGCCATTCTCCCCCCGTTTAAACGCCTCATTTTCGACGAAGGGCACCACCTTGAAGACGTTGCGACGAGTCATTTCGCCAGCCAGTTTTCGCGACAGGGGCTGTTAAAACTCATTACAAAGCTTCAGCACCCCAAAAAACAGGGGCATGGGATTCTCCCCAAGCTCGCCACTATGCTGGCAAAAGAGATCCCTGAAGAACTTGATGAGCTTTACCTCAACGCCGCCAATACCCTGGAAGAGCACCTGATTCCCGGCCGAGGTAAACTGGTGGACGCTATCAGTCGAACAATGGACCTCATAGGTACGGCGCTCATTGCTCAGTTAAAACGTTCAGGCGCCGGCCAAGGCGAACATACGCTCCGGTTGACGCCACCAATATATGCAACGCCTCTATGGGGAGAGGTCGAAGCCACCGTCACCAAGCTTGCCGCAGATCTCTCTGCCTACACGGTTGCAATCAAGAATTGTTGCCGGTTATGTGAAAAACTGCCTGAGGAGATTGCCGCCAAGTTCTCTGGGATTATTACTGATCTGAAAGGGATACGCGGCCGGCTCGAAGTTGCCGCATCGGGGCTTTTATTTTTCTGTGAACGGGACGATGAGTTTTGCAGATGGATAGAAGTCAATAAAAGCGCCAAAGGGTTGTCTGTCAAGCTGTGCTTTGCTCCGCTTGAGGTTGCTGCCTCATTGCGCAAAGCAGTATTCGAAAAGTTCAGAACCGTTGTGATCACCTCGGCGACACTGGCGGTAGGAGATAAGTTTGCTTACCTGAAAAAACGAACCGGCATTAACCTGCTCCCCACTGACAGAGTCAGCGAGTTGCTGCTGGCTTCACCTTTTGACTTTGCCTCCCAATCCCTAGTCGGCATCCCTTCCGACCTCCCTGAACCCGGCAGCCCATCCTTTGCATCGGCAATCGAAGGTTTTTTACTTCAGGCTGTAGCAATAACCCAGGGGCGGGCATTCATCCTCTTCACCTCTTATGAACTTCTCAGCAGGGTCTATGATCGCATGAGAACGCCACTGACAGCCATGGGACTCACCCCGCTCCGCCAGGGAGAGGCAAGCCGACACCTGCTGATCTCCCGGTTCAAAAAAGAGAAGAACGCCGTACTTTTTGCAACCGATTCATTCTGGGAAGGAGTTGATGTCCAGGGGAAAGCCCTGGAACTGGTGGTAATAACCCGGCTGCCGTTTCGGGTACCAACGGAACCACTTCTGGAGGCACGCGCAGAACATATTGCCGAAGAAGGGGGAGACCCGTTCCGCGAATACACTGTCCCCCAGGCAGTCATCAAATTCAAGCAGGGGTTCGGAAGGCTCATCAGAAGCCGCGATGACCGGGGAGCAGCACTGGTGCTGGATGTCCGGGTGCTTACCAAGAACTACGGCCGGTCATTCCTGAGGGCGCTGACCGGCACCAGGCAGCTTGCCGGACCACAGACAGAGGTCCTTGAAGGGATGCGGAGCTTTTTCACTTCTCTGGAGGAATACCCCGCTTCAAGGAAATTGAAAGGCACTGAAAGTAACTGA
- a CDS encoding ankyrin repeat domain-containing protein, whose amino-acid sequence MESTIVAGNTIRKGDGMTSNVNAKDRHGHTPLMEAAKAGDIETVREILKRSADIDAMSEKGKTALHYAASNGHVEIVKLLLEHGATIDARDRDGHTPLMFAAIYGCNHTVQALLVNGAEIHARTKAGNTAIVYAETNNHPITVALLKKAQRPKEGTA is encoded by the coding sequence ATGGAGAGTACAATTGTAGCGGGGAACACGATCAGAAAGGGGGACGGGATGACGTCTAACGTGAACGCGAAGGACCGGCACGGGCATACGCCCTTGATGGAAGCTGCCAAAGCAGGCGACATTGAAACTGTACGTGAAATCCTTAAAAGAAGCGCAGATATTGATGCAATGAGTGAAAAAGGAAAAACCGCCCTCCATTATGCCGCGTCAAACGGTCACGTTGAAATTGTCAAGCTGTTGCTGGAGCACGGAGCCACTATAGATGCCCGTGATCGCGACGGCCACACCCCCCTGATGTTTGCAGCAATCTACGGATGTAACCACACGGTTCAGGCCCTTTTGGTAAATGGTGCCGAGATTCATGCCCGAACCAAGGCAGGGAACACAGCGATTGTCTATGCCGAAACCAACAATCACCCCATTACTGTTGCACTCCTGAAAAAGGCTCAGCGCCCCAAAGAAGGGACGGCATAG
- a CDS encoding ComF family protein — MLKFLVDMFFPPLCHNCREFIPNAGRVHVCEKCLTTSRPIQSPMCSCCGIPFATDEGISHLCGNCIAKHPPFDAACGAYLYEGAVKELIHRFKYDGRVQCRRPLALLLLERLSGVVADFSPDLIIPVPLHKKRLRQRGFNQAILIGEVLAKEWRVPFERRLLQRIRWTEPQVNLAASERMANVKGAFALREPKLASGKRIVLVDDVLTTGSTVAECSNVLKKAGALAVIAVTVARVAEN, encoded by the coding sequence ATGCTGAAATTTCTCGTCGACATGTTTTTCCCGCCGCTTTGCCATAACTGCCGGGAATTTATCCCGAACGCCGGCCGGGTCCATGTCTGTGAAAAATGTCTGACAACGTCACGACCGATTCAGTCCCCAATGTGCAGTTGCTGCGGGATACCATTTGCTACAGATGAAGGGATCAGTCATCTTTGCGGTAATTGCATTGCAAAGCATCCGCCGTTTGATGCTGCCTGCGGTGCCTATCTTTACGAAGGCGCTGTTAAGGAGCTCATCCACCGCTTTAAGTATGACGGCAGGGTTCAGTGTCGCCGGCCGTTGGCCCTGTTGCTGCTGGAGCGGCTGTCAGGGGTTGTTGCTGATTTCTCTCCGGACCTGATAATTCCTGTCCCGCTTCATAAAAAGCGGTTACGCCAGAGAGGCTTCAATCAGGCCATTCTTATTGGGGAGGTGCTGGCCAAGGAGTGGCGCGTCCCGTTTGAGAGAAGGTTGTTGCAGCGGATTCGTTGGACTGAACCGCAAGTCAATCTTGCAGCCAGTGAACGGATGGCCAATGTAAAAGGGGCCTTTGCCCTTAGAGAGCCGAAGTTGGCCAGTGGAAAGCGGATCGTGTTGGTTGACGACGTACTGACAACCGGCAGTACCGTTGCTGAGTGCAGCAACGTCCTGAAAAAAGCCGGTGCTCTGGCAGTCATTGCTGTCACAGTAGCAAGAGTTGCTGAAAACTGA
- a CDS encoding YchJ family protein encodes MAKKAELCPCGSQVSYKSCCEPLIIGKSFAETAEQLMRSRYSAYTKGAMTYLYETTHPSHRAGYDHDGTKEWAENSDWQGLEIISTKDGSPDDSIGEVEFKASYVGGDGEHVHHEIGRFRKADGKWYFTDGRMAGQMPLHVEKIGRNDPCRCGSGKKFKKCCGA; translated from the coding sequence ATGGCAAAAAAAGCCGAATTATGCCCCTGTGGTTCGCAGGTATCATACAAGTCATGCTGTGAACCGCTGATTATCGGAAAATCTTTTGCAGAAACTGCAGAACAGCTGATGCGGTCGCGATACAGTGCCTATACTAAGGGGGCTATGACCTATCTATATGAAACCACTCATCCAAGCCACCGGGCAGGTTATGATCATGACGGGACCAAAGAGTGGGCTGAGAACTCTGATTGGCAAGGACTGGAAATAATCAGCACAAAAGACGGCAGCCCTGATGACTCCATTGGCGAGGTTGAGTTCAAGGCGAGCTACGTTGGGGGAGATGGGGAACACGTTCACCATGAAATCGGTCGGTTCCGCAAGGCAGACGGCAAATGGTATTTTACCGACGGCAGGATGGCCGGGCAGATGCCGCTGCATGTCGAAAAAATTGGCCGCAACGATCCATGCCGCTGTGGAAGTGGGAAAAAATTCAAAAAGTGTTGCGGCGCGTGA
- a CDS encoding bacteriohemerythrin, translating to MKIEWNEDLAVGVEKIDEQHKELFNRFNHLLEACSAGSGSKEIGSLLCFLDEYVRVHFSDEEKLQVAHSYPDYPLHREQHRIFINKLDEFKKEMLTEGATLSLTIATNRMMIDWLLNHIAQMDKKIGEFINQKKC from the coding sequence TTGAAAATTGAATGGAACGAAGACCTTGCCGTAGGTGTCGAAAAGATCGACGAACAGCACAAAGAGTTGTTTAACAGGTTCAACCACCTCCTGGAGGCATGCAGCGCCGGGAGCGGATCCAAGGAGATCGGCAGCCTCCTCTGTTTTCTTGATGAATATGTTCGTGTCCATTTCAGCGATGAAGAGAAACTGCAAGTCGCTCATTCCTATCCGGATTATCCGCTCCACCGTGAACAACATCGAATCTTCATCAACAAGCTGGATGAGTTCAAAAAAGAGATGCTTACTGAGGGAGCCACCCTTTCACTGACGATCGCCACCAACAGAATGATGATTGACTGGCTTTTGAACCATATTGCCCAAATGGATAAAAAAATCGGTGAATTCATCAATCAAAAGAAATGTTGA
- a CDS encoding Ada metal-binding domain-containing protein: protein MRGILCSVAFLLGVFILLPLMPNTAYGGVWGSIKSKSYHLASCRYVKKTGKNNRIKFDSAVTARDAGYKPCEVCRPPAPKLSATKSPKNGLTVLPDTTVP, encoded by the coding sequence ATGCGCGGCATTCTCTGTTCAGTCGCTTTCCTTCTGGGAGTATTTATTCTGCTCCCCTTAATGCCAAATACGGCATACGGGGGAGTATGGGGCTCGATAAAATCCAAGAGCTACCATCTTGCATCATGCCGTTATGTCAAGAAAACCGGGAAGAATAACCGAATAAAGTTTGACTCTGCAGTAACAGCAAGGGATGCTGGTTACAAACCTTGCGAGGTATGCAGACCTCCAGCGCCGAAACTCTCAGCCACCAAGTCTCCGAAAAACGGATTGACGGTTTTGCCTGACACAACAGTTCCTTGA
- the uvrB gene encoding excinuclease ABC subunit UvrB, translated as MTSPFKLTTDYSPRGDQPRAIAELTEGILRGDRDQVLLGVTGSGKTFTVANVIAATGRPALILAPNKTLAAQLYGEMKELFPENAVEFFVSYYDYYQPEAYLPTTDTFIEKDSSINDEIDKLRHSATRSLLTRRDVIIVASVSCIYGIGSPAEYQAMHIFFHQGSDYGRDDLLHKLVEIQYERNDIDFHRGTFRVRGDVVEIFPAHDDEKALRIEFFGDTVDAISEIDPLRGQVLNRLSKCAIYPASHYVATRETLERGIAEIRVDLLDRIQWFRRENMLVEAQRIEQRTMFDLEMLEQMGFCHGIENYSRYFDGRQTGEPPYTLIDYFPKDFLLFVDESHITVSQVGGMYRGDRSRKETLVNFGFRLPAALDNRPLNFKEFEEKVNQVVYVSATPADYELRQSGGVVVEQVIRPTGLVDPVITVRPASGQVDDLLGEIRTTAERGERVLATTLTKRMAEELTTYYEEIGIRVRYLHSDIDTIQRMEIIRDLRMGVFDVLVGINLLREGLDLPEVSLVAILDADKEGFLRSARSLIQTCGRAARNVNGRVLMYADTVTGSMQACIEETSRRRKIQLEYNEEHGITPQTVKKSFRTILESIEEKDYPELPLAAESQEEYIAPAAIPKMVKDLRKQMLAAAKNLEFEKAAELRDRIKKLEDMELKLK; from the coding sequence ATGACATCCCCATTCAAGCTCACTACAGACTACTCCCCCCGCGGCGACCAGCCGCGAGCCATTGCCGAACTGACCGAAGGGATCCTGCGTGGCGACCGCGACCAGGTGCTGCTTGGTGTTACCGGCTCGGGTAAGACCTTCACTGTGGCCAATGTCATAGCCGCAACCGGCAGGCCGGCTCTGATACTGGCTCCAAACAAGACCCTGGCTGCCCAGCTTTACGGTGAAATGAAGGAGCTGTTCCCGGAAAATGCCGTGGAGTTTTTCGTCTCCTATTATGATTATTACCAGCCAGAGGCGTATCTCCCGACTACCGACACCTTTATTGAAAAGGATTCGTCGATCAACGATGAGATCGACAAGCTGCGCCATTCTGCGACTCGAAGCCTGCTGACCCGCCGTGATGTGATCATTGTCGCATCTGTTTCCTGTATTTACGGGATCGGCTCCCCTGCAGAGTACCAGGCAATGCATATTTTCTTCCACCAGGGGAGCGATTACGGGCGCGACGACTTGCTGCACAAGCTGGTGGAGATCCAATACGAGCGGAACGACATCGATTTCCATCGTGGCACCTTCAGGGTCCGCGGCGATGTGGTGGAAATATTTCCGGCGCATGACGACGAAAAGGCCCTCAGGATTGAGTTTTTCGGCGACACGGTCGATGCCATCAGTGAAATAGATCCACTGCGGGGACAGGTGCTTAATCGGTTGTCAAAGTGCGCCATCTATCCGGCCTCGCACTATGTAGCTACCAGGGAAACCCTGGAAAGGGGAATTGCCGAGATTCGCGTCGATCTGCTTGACCGGATTCAGTGGTTCCGCCGGGAAAACATGCTGGTGGAAGCCCAACGGATTGAACAGCGGACCATGTTTGATCTGGAAATGCTGGAACAGATGGGATTTTGCCACGGTATCGAAAACTACTCCCGCTATTTTGATGGTCGTCAGACTGGCGAACCTCCATATACGCTGATCGACTACTTCCCAAAAGATTTTCTACTGTTCGTGGACGAATCGCACATTACCGTCTCCCAGGTGGGGGGGATGTATCGCGGTGACCGGAGTCGCAAGGAGACGCTGGTTAATTTCGGGTTCCGGCTCCCTGCAGCCTTGGACAACCGGCCGTTGAACTTCAAGGAATTTGAAGAAAAGGTCAATCAGGTTGTGTACGTGTCTGCCACTCCTGCAGATTATGAATTGAGGCAGAGCGGCGGGGTAGTGGTAGAACAGGTGATCCGTCCGACTGGTTTGGTTGATCCGGTGATAACGGTGCGTCCGGCTTCTGGCCAGGTCGATGACCTGCTTGGTGAGATCCGGACAACGGCCGAACGGGGAGAGCGGGTGCTGGCAACTACTCTCACCAAGCGAATGGCCGAGGAACTGACCACTTATTACGAGGAGATTGGCATCCGTGTGCGTTACTTGCATTCCGACATCGATACCATTCAGCGGATGGAGATTATTCGTGATCTTAGAATGGGCGTTTTTGACGTGCTGGTAGGTATCAATCTCTTGCGGGAGGGACTCGATCTCCCGGAGGTGTCACTGGTGGCCATTCTCGATGCCGACAAGGAGGGATTTCTCCGCTCGGCCCGCTCGCTGATTCAGACTTGCGGCAGGGCTGCTCGTAATGTGAACGGTCGGGTGCTTATGTATGCCGACACTGTGACCGGATCGATGCAGGCATGTATCGAGGAGACCAGCAGAAGGAGAAAAATTCAGCTTGAATACAATGAAGAGCACGGCATTACTCCGCAGACAGTGAAGAAGAGTTTTCGGACGATTCTTGAGTCAATCGAGGAGAAGGATTATCCAGAACTGCCATTGGCTGCCGAATCCCAAGAGGAATATATCGCGCCTGCCGCTATCCCGAAAATGGTCAAGGACCTACGCAAACAGATGCTGGCTGCGGCAAAGAATCTTGAATTTGAGAAGGCGGCCGAGTTACGCGACAGGATCAAAAAACTTGAAGATATGGAACTCAAACTCAAGTAG
- a CDS encoding cytochrome c3 family protein — MKKLVAAIALSLFCTSALFAADTKILPAPNAGDVTFTHKKHQDRLKVCTACHKDEKGGKIEKLSQKSEAHNLCKGCHETKKAGPVRCAECHKKSK; from the coding sequence GTGAAAAAATTGGTCGCAGCTATCGCCTTATCTCTATTTTGCACATCAGCACTATTCGCAGCCGATACTAAAATCCTGCCAGCCCCTAATGCTGGTGACGTAACCTTCACCCACAAAAAGCATCAGGACCGTCTGAAAGTTTGCACCGCTTGCCACAAGGACGAAAAAGGGGGCAAGATTGAAAAGCTCTCGCAAAAAAGCGAGGCTCACAACCTTTGCAAGGGGTGCCACGAGACCAAGAAAGCCGGACCAGTTCGGTGTGCAGAATGCCACAAAAAGAGCAAATAG